A window of the Xiashengella succiniciproducens genome harbors these coding sequences:
- a CDS encoding V-type ATP synthase subunit E has product MQTKLQELTEKIYSEGVEKAKLEADAIIKAAQEKAKAIEQEALSKADSIVAEAESKAESLKLHIESELKMSIGQAVAALKQTIANTVCMKAIQPSVKELFGDKEFLKGLIGNLIKGFAEKGAMDLLLILPEKDRQELETYYKNQLASELNKGLELSFSDGVRSGFKIGPADGSYIISFSDTDFTNFFKDYLRPKTKEILFDK; this is encoded by the coding sequence ATGCAAACAAAACTTCAGGAGTTAACTGAAAAGATCTATAGCGAAGGTGTAGAAAAGGCAAAGCTGGAGGCTGATGCTATTATAAAGGCTGCACAGGAAAAGGCTAAGGCCATCGAGCAGGAAGCTCTGTCAAAGGCTGATAGCATAGTGGCAGAGGCTGAAAGCAAGGCAGAGAGTCTTAAGCTACACATTGAGTCTGAATTGAAAATGTCTATAGGTCAGGCTGTAGCAGCTCTTAAGCAGACAATTGCCAATACTGTATGCATGAAGGCTATTCAACCTTCTGTAAAGGAACTGTTTGGCGACAAAGAGTTTCTCAAGGGCCTTATCGGAAATCTTATCAAGGGTTTTGCTGAGAAAGGTGCCATGGATCTGCTTCTGATTCTTCCAGAGAAGGATAGGCAAGAGCTGGAAACATACTACAAAAACCAGTTGGCGTCCGAGCTTAACAAAGGTCTCGAGTTGTCATTCTCTGACGGTGTTCGTTCTGGTTTTAAAATTGGTCCGGCCGACGGTTCATATATTATTAGTTTTAGCGACACAGATTTCACTAATTTCTTCAAAGATTATCTGCGTCCCAAGACCAAGGAAATTCTGTTTGACAAGTAG
- a CDS encoding LacI family DNA-binding transcriptional regulator, translating into MRRASLRAIAETAGVSRTTASFVLNGKGDQFKINKETQARILEVAQSLNYKPSFLAQTLSTGKTKTIGVLLDPSVPITSTLLSELVKELQDAGFRVLPGIPSSSCTIDSIIDDFIQRQVEALISIGTQNLTDIEQEIPISSFVISAGRGATPGLRYDYTLMMQLLVHRNLQKHRKAMGFVGYKDTDGDILDIYNEEYTERFGIANPYYCLLEKGEAVEKAITSLVDRGVNAIMFASPALAGDAVRWLQSSRIASFESIEYSCIGWDPKLSYSFPVVHGVDLDPVKYATKITKLIKGEREHESGESLFRIYP; encoded by the coding sequence ATGAGAAGAGCATCACTTAGGGCTATTGCAGAGACTGCAGGTGTATCCAGAACTACTGCATCATTCGTTCTCAACGGCAAAGGAGATCAGTTTAAGATTAATAAGGAGACCCAGGCAAGGATCCTGGAAGTGGCGCAATCGCTCAACTACAAACCGAGTTTTCTGGCACAGACATTAAGCACCGGAAAGACAAAGACTATTGGAGTACTTTTGGATCCATCTGTCCCTATAACCTCCACCCTCCTTAGCGAGTTAGTAAAGGAGCTACAGGACGCTGGCTTTAGAGTCTTGCCTGGTATCCCTTCATCATCCTGCACCATTGATTCTATTATTGATGACTTCATTCAGAGGCAGGTAGAAGCCCTAATAAGCATCGGCACCCAGAACCTTACCGACATAGAACAGGAAATCCCCATATCATCGTTCGTTATTTCAGCTGGTCGAGGAGCAACACCGGGTCTCAGATACGACTACACCCTGATGATGCAGCTGCTTGTGCACCGAAATCTTCAAAAACACAGGAAAGCTATGGGCTTTGTGGGATATAAAGATACAGACGGGGACATACTGGATATCTACAACGAAGAGTATACTGAGCGCTTTGGCATTGCAAATCCCTATTATTGCCTGCTAGAAAAAGGGGAAGCAGTAGAGAAGGCTATCACAAGCCTGGTTGACAGAGGAGTAAATGCTATAATGTTCGCATCCCCTGCTCTGGCAGGGGATGCTGTGAGATGGCTGCAAAGCAGTCGGATAGCATCGTTTGAAAGCATCGAATACTCTTGCATCGGATGGGATCCCAAACTTAGCTACAGCTTTCCAGTTGTGCATGGAGTTGACCTTGATCCGGTGAAATATGCGACAAAGATTACAAAGTTGATTAAAGGAGAAAGAGAGCATGAGTCTGGAGAAAGCTTGTTTAGAATCTACCCTTGA
- a CDS encoding DUF2752 domain-containing protein: MKPLLFRYEFRRSHLEAFFWLAALIALGAFTPTEEGHSTLCLIRRFDLGFCPGCGLGHSIAWLFRGNISESFHAHPMGVPAVIILIGRIINILKPNISFNRNKYYGKDLSTNS; encoded by the coding sequence ATGAAACCCTTACTTTTCAGATATGAGTTCAGGCGCAGCCATCTTGAGGCCTTTTTCTGGCTAGCGGCACTGATTGCACTAGGGGCCTTTACACCGACAGAGGAGGGGCATTCGACACTTTGTCTGATACGTCGTTTTGACCTGGGCTTTTGTCCGGGTTGTGGACTTGGTCATTCGATTGCATGGCTCTTCAGGGGTAATATCTCTGAGTCCTTCCATGCACATCCAATGGGAGTTCCTGCAGTAATCATTCTGATTGGCCGTATCATCAATATTCTTAAACCCAATATTTCATTTAACAGAAACAAGTACTATGGAAAAGATCTATCAACTAATTCCTGA
- a CDS encoding TM2 domain-containing protein translates to MEKIYQLIPDADIMELQYLDSILSGKSEEQIKQFALVYRSRRRDPIIILITALIGLFFVAGIHRFLLNQIGMGILYLLTGGLCLIGTIVDLINYKNLAFEYNQKVAQEILMFTR, encoded by the coding sequence ATGGAAAAGATCTATCAACTAATTCCTGATGCTGACATAATGGAGCTCCAGTACCTTGACTCAATTCTCAGTGGCAAGTCGGAAGAACAGATTAAGCAATTCGCATTGGTTTATCGTTCCCGCAGACGTGATCCTATTATCATTCTTATTACAGCCCTTATTGGGTTATTCTTTGTTGCAGGTATACATCGCTTTTTACTGAATCAGATCGGAATGGGAATCCTTTATCTGCTGACAGGTGGTCTGTGTTTGATTGGAACCATCGTTGACCTTATCAACTACAAGAATCTGGCATTCGAATACAATCAAAAAGTTGCTCAGGAAATTCTGATGTTTACGAGATAG
- the ltrA gene encoding group II intron reverse transcriptase/maturase: protein MKERKQKIFASSKTCPQKDRTASDGYVEGQTFIWITENNLTTNDYRLGNGLLEHILSPSNLNSAYKQVKRNKGAGGVDKMEVESLKDYLVDNKDRLIQSIQQGKYRPNPVRRVLIPKENGKQRQLGIPTVVDRVIQQSIAQKLTSIYEPQFSSHSYGFRPKRNAHGALRKCRDYITQGYVYAVDIDLERYFDTVNHSKLIEILSRTIKDGRVVSLIHKYLNAGVMDEDHYEETHEGVPQGGPLSPLLGNILLNELDRELESRGHKFVRYADDMVILCKSRRSAHRTMKSIVSFIEEKLFLTVNRDKSQVAHVKDVKFLGYTFYRYRGEGRLRIHPKSVEKMKAKIKRLTSRSNGWGNERRKEALSQYIKGWVQYFKLADMQKLLIKTDAWYRRRLRMVIWKQWKRIKTKVANLIKLGINKYKAYEWANTRKGYWHIANSFILSRTVTDQRLRLAGYVFLSDYYKAVRVEY from the coding sequence ATGAAGGAAAGAAAGCAGAAAATCTTTGCATCATCAAAGACCTGTCCACAGAAAGATAGGACGGCATCCGACGGATATGTGGAAGGGCAGACCTTCATTTGGATAACTGAAAACAACCTCACCACCAATGATTATCGTTTAGGAAACGGATTATTAGAGCATATCCTGTCCCCCTCAAACCTGAACAGCGCTTACAAACAAGTAAAGCGCAATAAAGGAGCGGGTGGAGTAGACAAGATGGAGGTAGAGTCTTTAAAGGACTATCTTGTAGATAACAAGGATAGACTAATACAATCCATCCAACAGGGGAAATACCGCCCCAATCCGGTAAGGCGGGTTTTAATACCCAAAGAAAACGGAAAACAGCGCCAGTTGGGCATCCCCACAGTCGTGGATAGAGTGATCCAACAAAGCATCGCGCAAAAACTGACCTCCATTTACGAGCCTCAGTTCTCATCTCACAGTTATGGATTTAGACCTAAACGGAACGCTCATGGCGCCCTTCGTAAGTGTCGGGACTACATTACCCAGGGTTATGTTTACGCAGTGGATATAGACCTGGAGCGGTACTTTGATACCGTTAATCACAGCAAGTTGATAGAGATACTATCGCGTACCATTAAAGATGGGCGGGTGGTGTCACTTATCCACAAGTACCTAAATGCTGGAGTAATGGATGAAGACCACTATGAAGAAACCCATGAGGGCGTACCGCAAGGAGGACCACTAAGTCCTCTGCTGGGAAATATCCTACTGAACGAGTTGGACCGAGAACTCGAAAGCAGAGGTCATAAATTTGTACGCTATGCTGACGATATGGTCATACTCTGTAAGAGCCGGCGAAGCGCCCATCGGACGATGAAAAGCATCGTTTCATTTATAGAAGAAAAGCTTTTCTTGACAGTCAATCGGGACAAAAGCCAAGTGGCACACGTAAAGGATGTTAAATTTCTTGGCTATACCTTCTATCGCTATAGAGGTGAAGGAAGGCTGAGGATACACCCCAAAAGTGTGGAAAAGATGAAAGCTAAAATTAAAAGGCTAACATCGAGAAGCAACGGATGGGGCAACGAGCGCAGGAAGGAAGCATTAAGTCAATATATTAAGGGCTGGGTGCAATACTTCAAACTGGCCGATATGCAAAAGCTACTGATAAAAACGGATGCGTGGTACCGCCGACGGCTACGAATGGTAATCTGGAAACAATGGAAACGGATCAAAACCAAAGTGGCCAATCTTATAAAGCTGGGTATAAATAAATACAAAGCTTACGAGTGGGCGAACACAAGGAAAGGCTACTGGCATATAGCAAATAGCTTTATCCTATCCAGAACTGTCACAGACCAGCGGCTGCGTTTGGCCGGATACGTTTTCTTATCGGATTATTACAAAGCGGTAAGAGTTGAATATTAA